A window of Halogeometricum sp. S1BR25-6 genomic DNA:
GCGCGTCGCGTCGGGGCCGTAGTCGAAGTCGTGGTTCCCGAAGGTGTCGAAGTCCGCTCCGACCGCATCGAAGAACTCCAGCGACTGCCGGCCGCGTTCGATGAGCGAGAGGACGCCCGGTGCGGTGGTGTCGCCCGTGCCGCAGACGAGGGCGTCGTCGCCGTCGAGGGCGCGGACGAGACCCGCCAGGCGCCCGGCGCGGACCGGGTCGTCGTAGACGTTCTCGATGTCGGAGTAGTGGAGGAGACGCGGCATACACCGGTCGTGACGCCGCGGAGAAGATGAAGCCGTCGGTCGAGCGGTTCGGTTACTCGCCGTCGCCTTCGAGTTGGAAGGCGACTTCGACCTCGGCCTGGTACTGGCGTCCCTCGACGCTGGCTATCTCCACGCCCATGCTCTCGACTTCGATCCAGTGGACGTTGTCGAGCGTCTCCTCGGCGCGGTCTGCGGCGTTGTCGACGGCCGCGTCGAAGCTCTCGTCGCTGTGCCCGATGAGTGTGATCTTCTTGTATACCATTATGTTAGTCCGCTGTTGCGGGCAGGCGCCGTCCGCGAATTGCCCGTACGGAGACGAGGGTCTGAATTATCATGTAGTTGGCGGCGTCGTCGGTGACGGAGGAAGCGAGGCCGACTCACGCCCGCGACCGGTCGAACCGCGCCGTCAGCGCCGTCACCACGCCGCCCAACTGCCCGCTCCCCCACACCGCGACGGCGACGGCGCCGAGGGTGTTGAACAGGAGGTCCATCATCGTATCGGCGAGGCCGTACTG
This region includes:
- a CDS encoding dodecin, whose amino-acid sequence is MVYKKITLIGHSDESFDAAVDNAADRAEETLDNVHWIEVESMGVEIASVEGRQYQAEVEVAFQLEGDGE